In Candidatus Equadaptatus faecalis, the following are encoded in one genomic region:
- the trxB gene encoding thioredoxin-disulfide reductase, with protein MEARELVIIGAGPAGLTAGIYAKRSGLDVVVLEKGAVGGQINLTDKISNWPGVESTSGMELSSSFKKHALALGVEIRDCEVSSVCSDGENKIIETNKGIISAKALIIATGARFRKLGCPGEAEYTGAGVSYCAVCDAAFFEDLEVAVIGGGNAAVEEAEYLTNFASKVYLIHRRGEFRADKSAVDAVLGNEKIVPVMNTVVESIDGDEGFVSSLKIKNLIENTVSQLPVSGVFVFVGTEPVLSLGQFEESISRDKSGWIITDDGMATNIPGVYAAGDVRAKGLRQVVTAVSDGAISAMSAYKYIRNPYFI; from the coding sequence ATGGAAGCAAGGGAACTTGTAATTATAGGTGCCGGTCCTGCGGGGCTGACCGCAGGGATTTACGCAAAAAGATCCGGACTTGACGTTGTTGTTCTTGAAAAAGGCGCTGTCGGAGGGCAGATAAATCTTACCGACAAAATCTCCAACTGGCCTGGTGTTGAGAGCACAAGCGGCATGGAGCTGTCTTCTTCGTTCAAAAAGCATGCTCTTGCGCTCGGCGTTGAAATAAGAGACTGTGAAGTTTCTTCCGTCTGCTCTGACGGAGAAAACAAAATTATAGAGACAAACAAGGGTATTATATCTGCCAAAGCGCTGATAATTGCGACCGGTGCCCGTTTCAGAAAACTCGGCTGTCCGGGTGAGGCGGAATATACCGGTGCAGGCGTTAGCTATTGTGCGGTGTGCGACGCGGCATTTTTTGAAGACCTTGAGGTAGCCGTTATCGGCGGCGGAAATGCCGCGGTTGAGGAAGCCGAATATCTTACAAATTTTGCTTCCAAGGTTTATCTGATACACAGGCGCGGCGAGTTCCGCGCGGACAAATCCGCTGTTGACGCTGTGCTTGGCAATGAAAAAATTGTGCCGGTTATGAATACTGTTGTTGAAAGTATTGACGGAGACGAAGGTTTTGTCAGCTCATTAAAAATCAAAAATCTGATTGAAAACACTGTTTCGCAGCTGCCTGTCAGCGGAGTTTTTGTGTTTGTCGGTACGGAACCGGTGCTCAGTCTGGGGCAGTTTGAAGAGAGTATCAGCAGGGATAAATCCGGATGGATAATAACGGATGACGGAATGGCGACGAATATTCCGGGCGTTTACGCAGCCGGCGACGTCAGGGCAAAGGGGCTCCGCCAGGTGGTGACGGCGGTAAGCGACGGAGCTATTTCCGCAATGTCGGCGTACAAATATATAAGAAATCCGTATTTCATCTGA
- a CDS encoding DUF3842 family protein — MKIVVVDAQGGGVGKQLVAGIKLALPSADITAVGTNSIAATAMLKAGADRAASGENPVIVACRTADVIVGPAAIVIADALLGEITPKMAQAIGQSKAKRILIPFNHCENVIVGISDKGLGRLIQEAVEEVKKLQK; from the coding sequence ATGAAAATAGTTGTTGTTGACGCGCAGGGCGGAGGAGTCGGAAAACAGCTTGTAGCAGGAATAAAACTTGCGCTTCCGTCTGCGGATATAACCGCCGTCGGGACAAACTCCATAGCGGCTACCGCAATGCTCAAAGCCGGTGCAGACCGTGCCGCAAGCGGGGAAAATCCTGTTATTGTTGCCTGCAGGACTGCGGACGTTATAGTCGGGCCGGCGGCGATAGTTATTGCCGACGCGCTTTTGGGCGAAATAACGCCGAAAATGGCACAGGCAATAGGGCAGAGCAAAGCGAAAAGAATACTGATACCCTTTAATCACTGTGAAAACGTAATTGTAGGAATAAGCGACAAGGGACTTGGCAGACTGATACAGGAAGCAGTCGAAGAAGTTAAAAAATTACAGAAATAA
- a CDS encoding S-layer homology domain-containing protein codes for MKKVVLCLIFILCCSGTAFASDSFARLPEAHWAYDAVRQLAADGIISESIADGQTVTRYEIASVIAKAADRVSSGHCEERSAAMLKKLAAEFKEELTALAVNTEKIDKRLVKIENGSGSWNLSGTCMFDAVRSQEGGWANTGMKNEWRKEQMYLYLTRRINENTSFYSEFRMGADGAGSENSEAGMGDISEHMLTHFYIDTVIPEWNVDARIGRFGVDFEEEYGLFSDNDVIFGHFRLDGFRLQKRFNKLCATAIIGRNRRTDDDNADFRDHDNFRTHTVLDLKYQPNERIFFGATGYWFLGNDAPKDFVEMNGNTEESTGAKDWDTKTYAGYFGWEFMQGAKLIGVCYRQNNGKTVAGDYKDNPVSWKVVADLGQDLLKFGSVWLEYNRHDNNFWNTYYDRYAIAGSAHCSVGDNMPINGESTNFIFARLEREWNHKFTTGIRYAHADYGTPGYDNTYELGAYAAWKMNSAISFTLYFDHFDYGNSRVQSPVLKYGADNVIMLRTSVEF; via the coding sequence ATGAAAAAGGTTGTATTGTGCTTAATTTTTATACTTTGCTGCTCAGGTACGGCATTTGCTTCGGATTCTTTTGCACGACTGCCGGAAGCTCATTGGGCGTATGATGCTGTCAGGCAGCTTGCAGCTGACGGAATAATATCCGAAAGCATTGCAGACGGACAGACTGTGACACGTTACGAAATTGCGTCTGTAATCGCAAAAGCCGCCGACAGAGTTTCATCAGGTCATTGCGAAGAACGAAGTGCTGCTATGCTCAAAAAGCTTGCTGCAGAATTTAAAGAAGAACTGACTGCTCTTGCCGTTAATACTGAAAAAATCGACAAACGGCTGGTCAAAATCGAAAATGGAAGCGGCAGCTGGAATTTATCCGGCACTTGTATGTTTGACGCTGTGCGCAGTCAGGAAGGCGGCTGGGCAAACACCGGCATGAAAAACGAATGGCGCAAAGAGCAGATGTATCTTTATCTTACCCGCCGGATAAATGAAAATACCTCCTTTTATTCAGAATTCCGTATGGGAGCTGACGGTGCAGGCTCTGAAAATTCAGAGGCAGGTATGGGAGACATATCTGAACACATGCTCACACATTTTTACATTGATACTGTTATTCCTGAGTGGAACGTTGACGCGCGTATAGGACGGTTCGGAGTTGATTTTGAAGAAGAATACGGACTTTTTTCAGATAACGACGTGATATTCGGACATTTCAGACTTGACGGTTTCAGACTGCAAAAACGATTTAACAAGCTTTGCGCGACTGCAATAATCGGTCGCAACAGAAGAACGGACGATGATAATGCCGATTTCAGAGACCATGACAATTTTAGAACCCATACTGTTTTGGATCTGAAATATCAGCCGAACGAAAGAATTTTTTTCGGTGCAACAGGTTATTGGTTCCTTGGCAATGATGCACCGAAAGACTTTGTCGAAATGAACGGCAATACCGAAGAAAGCACCGGTGCAAAAGACTGGGACACAAAAACTTATGCCGGATATTTCGGCTGGGAATTTATGCAGGGTGCAAAGCTTATAGGGGTTTGTTATCGGCAGAATAACGGAAAAACTGTTGCCGGAGACTATAAAGACAATCCCGTGTCATGGAAGGTCGTGGCTGATCTCGGTCAGGATTTGCTGAAATTCGGTTCTGTCTGGCTTGAATACAACAGACATGACAATAATTTCTGGAACACATATTACGACCGCTATGCAATAGCGGGAAGCGCTCACTGCTCCGTAGGCGACAATATGCCTATTAATGGCGAAAGCACAAACTTTATCTTTGCAAGACTTGAACGCGAATGGAATCACAAATTTACAACAGGCATACGCTATGCTCATGCAGATTACGGAACGCCTGGTTATGACAATACGTACGAACTTGGCGCGTATGCAGCATGGAAAATGAATTCTGCCATTTCATTTACACTTTACTTTGACCATTTTGACTACGGAAACAGCAGAGTACAGTCCCCCGTGTTAAAATACGGCGCTGACAACGTAATTATGCTGCGAACGTCTGTTGAATTTTAA
- a CDS encoding M48 family metalloprotease, producing the protein MRCCTKAVLSAILLVFCALPVYASASPEPTEKTIEKEIRMGRKYTAEVEASMSRLVDVELEKKLAHIANRLIPQMSRLLHYEVRVLKADEMNAFSLPGGYTYITTGMLDALKTDDEIAAVLAHEFVHADRAHVLVQTAKNSKLNVVSIAGILAAVAGAGAGAAIVGSALQTAMVNSYTIELEKEADERGIEALYNAGYNPSAMLVLMELLKEETIRTRSYSQLGIYQTHPEEEERIASALAYMKSRGIRVERKKINSVLQFEIKESLPLEKLYLNVDGINIVTLPMTVSNEEFLQRLKSVLERSIELELAPFDFYIMDTEIGKALAVLGSVIVYAKELPEGAPSLQQIRDTVNAHLIELRGRNPFTDYFL; encoded by the coding sequence GTGAGGTGCTGTACAAAAGCAGTTTTGTCCGCTATTCTTCTTGTTTTTTGCGCTCTGCCTGTTTATGCCTCCGCATCGCCTGAACCTACCGAAAAGACGATAGAAAAAGAAATCAGAATGGGGCGTAAATATACGGCGGAGGTTGAAGCTTCAATGTCGCGCCTTGTTGACGTTGAGCTTGAAAAAAAGCTTGCGCACATAGCCAACCGCCTTATACCGCAGATGTCCCGTCTGCTTCATTACGAGGTGCGCGTTCTTAAGGCGGACGAGATGAACGCTTTTTCGCTCCCCGGCGGCTATACCTACATTACCACGGGAATGCTTGACGCGCTTAAAACCGATGACGAAATCGCCGCTGTGCTTGCACACGAATTTGTCCATGCGGACAGGGCTCACGTGCTTGTTCAGACGGCAAAAAATTCTAAACTCAATGTAGTTTCAATAGCCGGAATTTTAGCGGCGGTCGCGGGGGCTGGGGCAGGCGCCGCCATTGTCGGCAGCGCTCTTCAGACCGCTATGGTTAATTCCTACACGATAGAGCTTGAAAAGGAAGCCGACGAACGCGGTATAGAGGCGCTTTACAATGCAGGCTACAACCCCTCTGCGATGCTTGTTCTCATGGAACTGCTTAAAGAAGAAACCATACGCACCCGTTCATATTCGCAGCTCGGCATTTATCAGACACACCCCGAAGAAGAGGAACGCATTGCCTCTGCCCTTGCATACATGAAAAGCCGCGGAATACGCGTTGAGAGAAAGAAGATAAATTCTGTCCTGCAGTTTGAAATAAAAGAATCCCTGCCGCTTGAAAAACTTTACCTCAACGTTGACGGAATCAATATCGTAACGCTTCCCATGACTGTCTCCAACGAAGAATTTCTGCAGCGCCTTAAGTCCGTGCTTGAACGCAGTATAGAGCTTGAGCTTGCACCGTTTGACTTTTACATAATGGATACAGAGATTGGCAAGGCTCTTGCCGTTCTCGGTTCTGTGATTGTCTATGCCAAAGAACTGCCGGAGGGTGCTCCGTCGCTTCAGCAGATACGCGACACCGTGAATGCCCACCTTATAGAACTGCGCGGCAGAAATCCGTTCACCGATTATTTCCTGTAA